From Halichoerus grypus chromosome 6, mHalGry1.hap1.1, whole genome shotgun sequence, one genomic window encodes:
- the ZDHHC4 gene encoding palmitoyltransferase ZDHHC4 isoform X4 has product MDFLVLFLFYLALVLIGVVMICICSKTHYLKGLVRGGAQIISYIIPECLQRAVLKLLHYLFHTRNHTFILLHLILQGMVYSEYTWEIFDYCQELEFSLHYLLLPYLLLIVNLVFFILSCVSNPGTITKANELLFLQVYEFDEVMFSKNTKCSTCNLRKPARSKHCSVCNRCVHRFDHHCVWVNNCIGAWNARYFLLYLLTLTASAATVAVVSSVFLVQLVVASNLYLETYVDALGHFQRETREREHKQWEWEREKQASRGAGSPMRGSIPGPWDHDLSRRQPLND; this is encoded by the exons ATGGACTTCTTGGTTCTCTTCTTGTTCTACCTGGCTTTGGTGCTCATTGGTGTTGTTATGATATGCATCTGCTCGAAAACCCATTACCTGAAAGGCCTGGTCAGAGGGGGAGCACAG aTAATTTCCTATATAATTCCAGAATGCCTTCAGAGAGCAGTGCTAAAATTGCTTCATTATCTCTTCCATACACG AAACCACACCTTCATTCTCCTGCACCTCATCTTGCAAGGGATGGTTTACAGTGAATACACCTGGGAAATATTTGACTACTGTCAAGAGCTGGAGTTCTCCTTGCATTACCTTCTTCTGCCCTATCTGCTGCTGATTGTAAACCTCGTGTTTTTCATTCTCAGCTGTGTGAGCAACCCTG GTACCATAACAAAAGCTAAcgagttattatttcttcaagtttatGAATTCGATGAAGTGATGTTCTCAAAGAATACGAAGTGCTCGACTTGCAATTTAAGGAAACCGGCGCGATCCAAGCACTGCA GTGTGTGTAACAGGTGTGTGCACCGCTTTGACCATCACTGTGTTTGGGTGAACAACTGTATCGGGGCCTGGAACGCCAGGTACTTCCTCCTCTACCTCTTGACATTGACGGCCTCAGCTGCCACCGTGGCTGTTGTGAGCTCTGTGTTTTTGGTCCAGTTGGTGGTGGCATCCAACTTGTATCTGGAGACTTACGTTGATGCCCTTGGACACTTCCAG agagagacacgagagagggaacacaagcagtgggagtgggagagggagaagcaggcttcccgtggagcagggagcccgatgcggggctcgatcccagggccctgggatcatgacctgagccgaaggcagccacttaacgactga
- the ZDHHC4 gene encoding palmitoyltransferase ZDHHC4 isoform X1 — protein MDFLVLFLFYLALVLIGVVMICICSKTHYLKGLVRGGAQIISYIIPECLQRAVLKLLHYLFHTRNHTFILLHLILQGMVYSEYTWEIFDYCQELEFSLHYLLLPYLLLIVNLVFFILSCVSNPGTITKANELLFLQVYEFDEVMFSKNTKCSTCNLRKPARSKHCSVCNRCVHRFDHHCVWVNNCIGAWNARYFLLYLLTLTASAATVAVVSSVFLVQLVVASNLYLETYVDALGHFQVIDIVFLIQYLFLTFPRIVFMLGFVIMLSFLLGGYLCFTLYLAATNQTTNEWYRGDWAWCQHCPHVARPPSAEPQVHRNIHSHGLWSNLREIFLPATAHDERKKN, from the exons ATGGACTTCTTGGTTCTCTTCTTGTTCTACCTGGCTTTGGTGCTCATTGGTGTTGTTATGATATGCATCTGCTCGAAAACCCATTACCTGAAAGGCCTGGTCAGAGGGGGAGCACAG aTAATTTCCTATATAATTCCAGAATGCCTTCAGAGAGCAGTGCTAAAATTGCTTCATTATCTCTTCCATACACG AAACCACACCTTCATTCTCCTGCACCTCATCTTGCAAGGGATGGTTTACAGTGAATACACCTGGGAAATATTTGACTACTGTCAAGAGCTGGAGTTCTCCTTGCATTACCTTCTTCTGCCCTATCTGCTGCTGATTGTAAACCTCGTGTTTTTCATTCTCAGCTGTGTGAGCAACCCTG GTACCATAACAAAAGCTAAcgagttattatttcttcaagtttatGAATTCGATGAAGTGATGTTCTCAAAGAATACGAAGTGCTCGACTTGCAATTTAAGGAAACCGGCGCGATCCAAGCACTGCA GTGTGTGTAACAGGTGTGTGCACCGCTTTGACCATCACTGTGTTTGGGTGAACAACTGTATCGGGGCCTGGAACGCCAGGTACTTCCTCCTCTACCTCTTGACATTGACGGCCTCAGCTGCCACCGTGGCTGTTGTGAGCTCTGTGTTTTTGGTCCAGTTGGTGGTGGCATCCAACTTGTATCTGGAGACTTACGTTGATGCCCTTGGACACTTCCAGGTTATTGACATTGTCTTTCTTATTCAG TACCTGTTTCTGACCTTCCCAAGGATTGTCTTCATGCTGGGCTTTGTCATCATGCTGAGCTTCCTCCTGGGGGGCTACCTGTGCTTTACTTTGTACCTGGCTGCCACCAACCAGACCACTAACGAGTGGTACAGAGGTGACTGGGCCTGGTGTCAGCATTGCCCCCACGTGGCCCGGCCGCCATCAGCAGAGCCCCAGGTCCACCGGAACATTCACTCCCATGGGCTTTGGAGCAACCTCAGGGAGATCTTCCTACCTGCCACTGCACATGATGAGAGAAAGAAGAACTAA
- the ZDHHC4 gene encoding palmitoyltransferase ZDHHC4 isoform X3, producing the protein MDFLVLFLFYLALVLIGVVMICICSKTHYLKGLVRGGAQIISYIIPECLQRAVLKLLHYLFHTRNHTFILLHLILQGMVYSEYTWEIFDYCQELEFSLHYLLLPYLLLIVNLVFFILSCVSNPGTITKANELLFLQVYEFDEVMFSKNTKCSTCNLRKPARSKHCSVCNRCVHRFDHHCVWVNNCIGAWNARYFLLYLLTLTASAATVAVVSSVFLVQLVVASNLYLETYVDALGHFQVIDIVFLIQRETREREHKQWEWEREKQASRGAGSPMRGSIPGPWDHDLSRRQPLND; encoded by the exons ATGGACTTCTTGGTTCTCTTCTTGTTCTACCTGGCTTTGGTGCTCATTGGTGTTGTTATGATATGCATCTGCTCGAAAACCCATTACCTGAAAGGCCTGGTCAGAGGGGGAGCACAG aTAATTTCCTATATAATTCCAGAATGCCTTCAGAGAGCAGTGCTAAAATTGCTTCATTATCTCTTCCATACACG AAACCACACCTTCATTCTCCTGCACCTCATCTTGCAAGGGATGGTTTACAGTGAATACACCTGGGAAATATTTGACTACTGTCAAGAGCTGGAGTTCTCCTTGCATTACCTTCTTCTGCCCTATCTGCTGCTGATTGTAAACCTCGTGTTTTTCATTCTCAGCTGTGTGAGCAACCCTG GTACCATAACAAAAGCTAAcgagttattatttcttcaagtttatGAATTCGATGAAGTGATGTTCTCAAAGAATACGAAGTGCTCGACTTGCAATTTAAGGAAACCGGCGCGATCCAAGCACTGCA GTGTGTGTAACAGGTGTGTGCACCGCTTTGACCATCACTGTGTTTGGGTGAACAACTGTATCGGGGCCTGGAACGCCAGGTACTTCCTCCTCTACCTCTTGACATTGACGGCCTCAGCTGCCACCGTGGCTGTTGTGAGCTCTGTGTTTTTGGTCCAGTTGGTGGTGGCATCCAACTTGTATCTGGAGACTTACGTTGATGCCCTTGGACACTTCCAGGTTATTGACATTGTCTTTCTTATTCAG agagagacacgagagagggaacacaagcagtgggagtgggagagggagaagcaggcttcccgtggagcagggagcccgatgcggggctcgatcccagggccctgggatcatgacctgagccgaaggcagccacttaacgactga
- the ZDHHC4 gene encoding palmitoyltransferase ZDHHC4 isoform X2 — MDFLVLFLFYLALVLIGVVMICICSKTHYLKGLVRGGAQIISYIIPECLQRAVLKLLHYLFHTRNHTFILLHLILQGMVYSEYTWEIFDYCQELEFSLHYLLLPYLLLIVNLVFFILSCVSNPGTITKANELLFLQVYEFDEVMFSKNTKCSTCNLRKPARSKHCSVCNRCVHRFDHHCVWVNNCIGAWNARYFLLYLLTLTASAATVAVVSSVFLVQLVVASNLYLETYVDALGHFQYLFLTFPRIVFMLGFVIMLSFLLGGYLCFTLYLAATNQTTNEWYRGDWAWCQHCPHVARPPSAEPQVHRNIHSHGLWSNLREIFLPATAHDERKKN, encoded by the exons ATGGACTTCTTGGTTCTCTTCTTGTTCTACCTGGCTTTGGTGCTCATTGGTGTTGTTATGATATGCATCTGCTCGAAAACCCATTACCTGAAAGGCCTGGTCAGAGGGGGAGCACAG aTAATTTCCTATATAATTCCAGAATGCCTTCAGAGAGCAGTGCTAAAATTGCTTCATTATCTCTTCCATACACG AAACCACACCTTCATTCTCCTGCACCTCATCTTGCAAGGGATGGTTTACAGTGAATACACCTGGGAAATATTTGACTACTGTCAAGAGCTGGAGTTCTCCTTGCATTACCTTCTTCTGCCCTATCTGCTGCTGATTGTAAACCTCGTGTTTTTCATTCTCAGCTGTGTGAGCAACCCTG GTACCATAACAAAAGCTAAcgagttattatttcttcaagtttatGAATTCGATGAAGTGATGTTCTCAAAGAATACGAAGTGCTCGACTTGCAATTTAAGGAAACCGGCGCGATCCAAGCACTGCA GTGTGTGTAACAGGTGTGTGCACCGCTTTGACCATCACTGTGTTTGGGTGAACAACTGTATCGGGGCCTGGAACGCCAGGTACTTCCTCCTCTACCTCTTGACATTGACGGCCTCAGCTGCCACCGTGGCTGTTGTGAGCTCTGTGTTTTTGGTCCAGTTGGTGGTGGCATCCAACTTGTATCTGGAGACTTACGTTGATGCCCTTGGACACTTCCAG TACCTGTTTCTGACCTTCCCAAGGATTGTCTTCATGCTGGGCTTTGTCATCATGCTGAGCTTCCTCCTGGGGGGCTACCTGTGCTTTACTTTGTACCTGGCTGCCACCAACCAGACCACTAACGAGTGGTACAGAGGTGACTGGGCCTGGTGTCAGCATTGCCCCCACGTGGCCCGGCCGCCATCAGCAGAGCCCCAGGTCCACCGGAACATTCACTCCCATGGGCTTTGGAGCAACCTCAGGGAGATCTTCCTACCTGCCACTGCACATGATGAGAGAAAGAAGAACTAA